Proteins from a single region of Gordonia hongkongensis:
- a CDS encoding acyl-CoA dehydrogenase family protein, with product MDLDFSTEQLEFRDEVRTWLDENKPSEPRPRDAEGIREYDTAWQRTQWEGGWAGIAWPKEYGGGGLTLLQQLIWYEEYAARGFPGIDANFVGLSHAGPTLITRANDAQKSSHLRRILCGESIWCQGFSEPEAGSDLAALRARAVIDGDDLVVNGQKIWTSFATIADYQELLVRTDNTGSKHQGITWVICDMTSPGIEVRPIETIEGGAEFCEVFYDNVRIPLSNVVGEMNDGWSVAMSTLSFERGTAFTANQVRLAKVVEDLIEFARDHVGPDGRRPAIADDEIARRLARARAAVTSLRAMTYAGICRSMQTDTPGPKGSMLKLFYADLAKQVAELALDIIGTDALRSTSRWDENGWVGNYLYAFSQSIGGGTSEIQRNIVGDRVLGLPR from the coding sequence ATGGATTTGGACTTCAGCACCGAACAGTTGGAGTTCCGAGACGAGGTGCGTACGTGGCTCGACGAGAACAAACCCTCCGAGCCCCGGCCCCGGGATGCCGAGGGTATTCGTGAATACGACACTGCGTGGCAGCGGACCCAGTGGGAGGGCGGCTGGGCCGGTATCGCTTGGCCGAAGGAGTACGGCGGCGGCGGACTGACACTGTTGCAGCAGCTCATCTGGTATGAGGAGTACGCCGCGCGGGGATTCCCGGGCATCGATGCCAACTTCGTCGGACTGTCGCACGCGGGGCCCACCCTCATCACCCGCGCCAACGACGCGCAGAAGAGTTCTCATCTCCGGCGGATTCTGTGTGGTGAATCGATCTGGTGTCAGGGCTTCTCCGAACCCGAAGCAGGTTCGGATCTCGCCGCCCTCCGCGCCCGGGCGGTGATCGACGGGGATGACCTCGTCGTGAACGGACAGAAGATCTGGACAAGCTTCGCGACGATTGCCGACTACCAGGAACTTCTGGTGCGAACCGACAACACCGGCTCCAAGCACCAGGGCATCACCTGGGTCATCTGCGACATGACCAGTCCGGGCATCGAGGTCCGCCCCATCGAGACGATCGAGGGCGGCGCCGAGTTCTGTGAGGTCTTCTACGACAACGTACGAATTCCGCTCTCGAACGTCGTCGGTGAGATGAACGACGGATGGAGCGTCGCGATGTCCACGCTCTCGTTCGAACGCGGGACAGCGTTCACGGCCAATCAGGTCCGTCTGGCCAAGGTCGTGGAAGACCTCATCGAGTTCGCCCGCGATCATGTCGGTCCCGACGGACGCCGTCCGGCGATCGCCGACGACGAGATCGCACGACGACTGGCGCGAGCGCGCGCCGCGGTGACCTCACTGCGAGCCATGACCTACGCCGGCATCTGCCGCAGCATGCAGACGGATACGCCCGGCCCCAAGGGGTCGATGCTGAAGCTGTTCTACGCCGACCTGGCCAAGCAGGTCGCGGAACTGGCGTTGGACATCATCGGAACCGACGCCCTGCGCAGCACCTCCCGCTGGGACGAGAACGGCTGGGTGGGCAACTATCTGTACGCGTTCTCGCAATCCATCGGCGGCGGGACGTCCGAGATCCAGCGAAACATCGTCGGCGACCGGGTCCTCGGACTCCCGCGCTGA
- a CDS encoding acyl-CoA dehydrogenase family protein, with the protein MNLLPSGDQLELVAAAGDFITSRPPVEEIRVHRDDASPVDPEIWRGGAELGLLTLGLDEDFGGFGQGIDDEVMVVMELAKHLAVGPFLASTLGARVAAATGHLELVDQIAAGTAMVGLAELRGDGEIGADGFKGSFDLLDCTGASHALLVTRDGAALIELVEFGDVTPAESVDPGTRLATATVTAGDVTAWLPAGSEWIWGRAQILASAYLAGLAEAITEICVEHAKTREQFGRPIGVHQAIKHAVVDMAVRAESATAQTFFAATAFKAGRSDTEFQILAAKTVAAQAAMSNGSGSIQVHGGMGYTFEHNAHLYLKRAIVYKHLFAGASGVLAELLDLEAAQ; encoded by the coding sequence ATGAACCTCCTCCCATCCGGCGACCAGCTCGAGCTGGTCGCCGCCGCAGGGGATTTCATCACTTCGCGACCACCGGTCGAAGAGATCCGCGTTCATCGCGACGACGCGTCACCCGTCGACCCCGAGATATGGCGCGGCGGTGCCGAACTCGGTCTGCTCACTCTCGGTCTCGACGAGGATTTCGGCGGTTTCGGTCAGGGCATCGACGACGAGGTGATGGTGGTCATGGAGTTGGCCAAGCATCTCGCAGTCGGGCCCTTCCTGGCGTCGACGCTCGGCGCCAGGGTCGCCGCGGCGACCGGACACCTCGAGCTCGTCGACCAGATCGCCGCGGGGACCGCGATGGTCGGGCTCGCGGAACTCCGCGGCGACGGGGAGATCGGCGCGGACGGGTTCAAGGGGTCCTTCGACCTCCTGGATTGCACGGGCGCGAGCCATGCCCTCCTCGTCACCCGCGACGGTGCCGCGCTCATCGAACTGGTCGAGTTCGGTGACGTCACACCGGCCGAATCGGTCGACCCGGGAACGCGGTTGGCCACCGCAACGGTGACGGCGGGCGATGTCACCGCCTGGCTGCCGGCCGGCAGCGAGTGGATCTGGGGTCGCGCCCAGATCCTCGCCTCGGCCTACCTCGCCGGCCTGGCCGAGGCGATCACCGAGATCTGCGTGGAGCATGCGAAGACCCGCGAACAGTTCGGACGGCCCATCGGCGTGCACCAGGCCATCAAACATGCCGTCGTCGACATGGCAGTCCGGGCCGAGTCCGCCACGGCGCAGACGTTTTTCGCGGCGACGGCATTCAAGGCGGGCCGGTCGGACACCGAGTTCCAGATCCTGGCAGCGAAGACGGTCGCGGCACAGGCCGCTATGAGCAACGGAAGCGGGAGTATCCAGGTGCACGGCGGGATGGGTTACACGTTCGAACACAACGCCCACCTGTATCTGAAACGCGCCATCGTCTACAAGCATCTGTTCGCAGGCGCCTCCGGAGTACTCGCCGAGCTGCTCGACCTCGAGGCCGCACAGTGA
- a CDS encoding class I adenylate-forming enzyme family protein, protein MSARSSAVPAIAPPLQDTFANTRELLEAAAELHGERDAYVEPGSRVSFAQWVSRARSVAAHFAALGVGRGDVVTLMLPSGVDYATCYAAAAMLGAVTAGVNGRLGPTETGAILRVSAPALIVHASNQPPECGVPVVDLRLLRTWYSDPGEPPVVDVDRSDPVAIIFTSGTTGLPKGAWFDADNLAASAQAAGIMSAPYDRRMTSTPFSHAGYMSKLWDQLLWGTALIIPPAPWTAAGMARTLADEHVTVGGGVPTQWAKLLELPGLDRGSFPDLRVGVVATAPASPELVERTTELIGVPLVVRYAMTESPTVCGTDPADPPEVQTRTVGRPQNGMTVQVVDDEGAVLPPGQVGRVRIKGDCVMRGYWRDAELTAAAFDSEGYLLTGDLGTFTPEGNLRLAGRSGDMYIRGGFNVHPVEVEQAIARHPLVLDAAVVGHGAPVIGEIGVVFVVPADPHRPPTLDELREWTTSLLADYKSPDHLVLVDTIPQTAMAKTDRTRLRDLLVENPPPSRTPPANARNT, encoded by the coding sequence GTGAGCGCTCGGAGTTCAGCCGTACCCGCGATCGCACCGCCCCTGCAGGACACCTTCGCCAACACCCGGGAACTGCTGGAAGCAGCTGCGGAACTCCACGGCGAACGCGACGCCTACGTCGAGCCGGGGTCGCGGGTCTCCTTCGCCCAGTGGGTGTCCCGGGCGCGTTCGGTGGCCGCACACTTCGCCGCGTTGGGCGTCGGCAGGGGTGATGTCGTCACCCTGATGCTCCCGTCCGGTGTCGACTACGCCACCTGTTACGCCGCCGCCGCGATGCTCGGCGCCGTCACCGCGGGCGTCAACGGAAGGCTCGGCCCGACAGAGACCGGAGCCATCCTGAGGGTGTCCGCGCCGGCGCTCATCGTTCATGCGTCGAACCAACCACCGGAGTGCGGGGTGCCCGTCGTCGACCTGCGGCTGCTCAGAACGTGGTACTCCGATCCAGGAGAACCCCCGGTCGTCGATGTCGATCGTAGCGACCCGGTCGCCATCATCTTCACCAGCGGGACAACCGGTTTGCCGAAAGGAGCCTGGTTCGACGCCGACAACCTCGCCGCGTCGGCACAGGCCGCTGGGATCATGAGTGCCCCCTATGACCGCCGCATGACTTCTACGCCGTTCTCGCATGCCGGCTACATGTCTAAATTGTGGGACCAACTGCTCTGGGGCACAGCCCTCATCATTCCACCGGCGCCGTGGACGGCAGCCGGTATGGCTCGTACGCTCGCCGACGAACACGTCACGGTCGGCGGCGGAGTCCCCACCCAATGGGCGAAGCTGCTCGAACTACCCGGTCTCGATCGGGGTTCGTTCCCCGATCTCCGGGTCGGCGTCGTTGCCACCGCACCGGCGTCACCCGAACTCGTCGAGCGCACGACGGAACTGATCGGGGTTCCGTTGGTCGTCCGCTACGCCATGACCGAGTCACCGACGGTCTGCGGAACCGACCCGGCTGATCCGCCCGAGGTCCAAACCCGGACCGTCGGGCGCCCACAGAACGGGATGACTGTGCAAGTCGTCGACGACGAGGGGGCGGTTCTCCCTCCCGGTCAGGTCGGACGGGTCCGCATCAAGGGTGATTGTGTGATGCGCGGGTACTGGCGCGATGCGGAGTTGACAGCTGCCGCTTTCGATTCCGAGGGCTACCTGCTCACCGGCGACCTCGGCACGTTCACGCCCGAGGGCAATCTCCGGCTGGCAGGCCGGTCCGGTGACATGTACATCCGCGGTGGCTTCAATGTGCATCCGGTCGAGGTCGAGCAGGCGATTGCGCGGCACCCTCTGGTACTCGACGCTGCTGTCGTGGGGCACGGCGCGCCGGTGATCGGTGAGATCGGCGTTGTGTTCGTCGTACCCGCGGATCCCCATCGACCACCCACACTGGACGAACTTCGCGAGTGGACGACGTCCTTGCTGGCCGACTACAAATCGCCCGACCATCTCGTGCTGGTCGACACGATCCCCCAGACGGCGATGGCCAAGACCGACCGGACTCGCCTGCGAGATCTTCTCGTCGAGAATCCACCGCCGTCACGTACCCCGCCAGCCAACGCTCGGAACACGTGA
- a CDS encoding ferredoxin gives MRVHIALDECEAHGMCALHEPDLYELDDDGYAANADFTVGGGMESAARNGASRCPMSAIKVIDD, from the coding sequence ATGCGAGTCCACATCGCTCTCGACGAATGTGAGGCGCACGGGATGTGCGCGCTTCACGAACCAGACCTGTACGAACTGGATGACGACGGTTACGCGGCCAACGCCGACTTCACCGTCGGTGGCGGCATGGAATCCGCGGCGCGCAACGGCGCCAGTCGCTGTCCGATGAGCGCGATCAAGGTCATCGACGATTGA
- a CDS encoding IS30 family transposase has protein sequence MTTYDSAGRRPSVAKIEAQLHPRFLSLSERKQIADMHRAGDSLREIGRRLGRAASTIKREIDAYSVSGVYRPYRAQTAWASARLRPKESKLATAGPLRDYVRDKLAQQWSPEQICHALIIEFPDDKAMRVSTETIYQAIYVQARGGLRREVADALRTGRTRRKTRRSPDRRAARFVDEMVMISDRPAEVEDRAVPGHWEGDLIVGTRSESAIVTLVECTTRYVLLGHLPGGHTAEEVRDVLIPLIGALPEHLRGSLTWDQGCEMAAHKQVSVTTGVSVYFCDPHSPWQRGSNENTNGLLRQYFPKGTDLSVHSAEDLELVAQRPNGRPRKTLDWRTPAERLRDLLVPV, from the coding sequence ATGACGACGTACGACTCAGCGGGGCGACGGCCGTCGGTGGCCAAGATCGAAGCCCAGCTGCATCCTCGGTTCCTGAGCTTGTCTGAGCGTAAGCAGATCGCTGACATGCACCGTGCCGGCGACTCGTTGCGCGAGATCGGACGCCGGTTGGGGCGGGCGGCGTCGACGATCAAACGCGAGATTGATGCCTACTCAGTGTCAGGGGTATACCGTCCTTATCGGGCTCAAACGGCCTGGGCGAGTGCGCGTTTACGTCCTAAGGAGTCCAAACTCGCCACCGCTGGGCCGCTTCGGGATTACGTCCGCGACAAACTTGCCCAGCAGTGGTCTCCAGAACAGATCTGTCACGCTTTGATCATCGAGTTCCCCGATGACAAGGCAATGCGAGTGAGTACCGAGACGATCTACCAGGCGATCTACGTTCAGGCCCGCGGCGGGTTGCGCCGTGAAGTCGCCGACGCGTTGCGGACCGGACGTACACGTCGTAAGACTCGCCGGTCCCCAGACCGCCGCGCAGCCCGGTTTGTCGACGAGATGGTGATGATCTCCGATCGGCCGGCTGAGGTCGAGGACCGGGCGGTACCGGGCCACTGGGAGGGTGACCTGATCGTCGGTACCCGTTCGGAATCGGCCATCGTGACGTTGGTCGAATGCACGACTCGCTACGTCCTGCTCGGGCATCTGCCTGGCGGACACACAGCCGAGGAGGTTCGCGACGTGCTGATCCCGCTGATCGGTGCTCTACCCGAGCATCTGCGGGGGTCGTTGACCTGGGACCAGGGCTGTGAAATGGCGGCGCACAAGCAGGTCAGCGTCACCACCGGTGTGTCGGTCTACTTCTGCGACCCCCATTCACCATGGCAGCGCGGCTCTAACGAGAACACCAATGGTTTACTGCGCCAATACTTCCCAAAGGGAACCGACCTGTCGGTACACAGCGCCGAGGACCTCGAACTCGTCGCCCAAAGACCCAACGGCCGACCACGCAAAACGCTCGACTGGAGAACACCAGCCGAGCGCCTGCGTGATTTACTTGTGCCAGTCTAA
- a CDS encoding SDR family NAD(P)-dependent oxidoreductase encodes MSGLLDGKVALVTGSGHGIGRGHALELAKHGATVIVNDLGTSLDGQGTGKVADEVVQIIEDRGGKAISDFSDVGDEESVDLLVERAYSQLGRLDIVVNNAGIVRDKAIWNMSVDDFDLVMRVHVRGSWLTSRAVARKWRQESKDTGAKVYGRIINTTSGAGLQGHFGQTNYSAAKAAIVGLTQTLSLELASTGATVNAISPGGRTRMSATIAGAAAPIEPDERSEDEFDPKDPSLGSPVVAWLASPEAGHVSGQVIKALGENIQWLKGWTPVSAVSNGGKRWDAEKLGTVLGVDLFGTRASGLRLGG; translated from the coding sequence ATGAGCGGATTGCTCGACGGCAAGGTGGCTTTGGTCACGGGATCCGGACACGGAATCGGGCGAGGCCACGCGCTGGAACTCGCCAAGCACGGCGCGACCGTCATCGTCAACGACCTGGGTACCTCCCTGGATGGTCAGGGCACCGGCAAGGTTGCCGACGAAGTCGTGCAGATCATCGAAGACCGTGGCGGCAAGGCCATCTCGGATTTCAGCGATGTCGGTGACGAGGAGTCGGTCGATCTGCTCGTCGAACGCGCCTATTCCCAGCTGGGCCGCCTCGACATCGTGGTCAACAACGCCGGTATCGTCCGCGACAAGGCGATCTGGAACATGAGTGTCGACGATTTCGACCTGGTGATGCGGGTGCACGTGCGGGGCAGCTGGCTGACAAGCCGAGCCGTGGCCCGGAAGTGGCGTCAGGAATCCAAGGACACCGGCGCCAAGGTCTACGGGCGGATCATCAACACCACCTCCGGTGCCGGACTCCAGGGCCACTTCGGGCAGACGAATTACAGTGCGGCGAAGGCGGCCATCGTCGGGCTCACGCAGACGCTCAGCCTCGAGCTCGCATCGACCGGCGCGACCGTCAACGCGATCAGCCCGGGTGGGCGCACTCGCATGTCGGCCACCATCGCCGGCGCCGCGGCGCCGATCGAACCCGACGAGCGGTCCGAGGACGAGTTCGACCCCAAGGATCCGTCTCTTGGTTCGCCGGTGGTCGCATGGCTCGCCAGCCCGGAGGCCGGACACGTCAGTGGACAGGTCATCAAGGCACTGGGCGAGAACATCCAGTGGTTGAAGGGTTGGACCCCCGTCAGTGCGGTGTCAAACGGCGGAAAGCGCTGGGACGCCGAGAAACTCGGTACTGTCCTGGGTGTCGACCTGTTCGGCACGCGCGCCTCGGGGTTGCGTCTGGGCGGATAG
- a CDS encoding Zn-ribbon domain-containing OB-fold protein has product MADTEKPAGVRPAKPRADIPTVEAATTPYWDAAAQGTLLVARCGDCGKVHHYPRPFCPFCWGENVTSFEASGRGTLYTYSTVYMNDLHPFKERLPYVAAIVELDEGPRLMTNMEDCEPADLEVGVRVTVGFRPITDEFTATIFRPA; this is encoded by the coding sequence ATGGCCGACACCGAAAAGCCGGCGGGGGTCCGGCCGGCGAAGCCCCGCGCCGACATCCCCACCGTCGAAGCCGCGACCACACCATATTGGGATGCCGCCGCGCAGGGCACACTACTCGTGGCCAGATGCGGGGACTGCGGAAAGGTCCACCACTACCCGAGGCCATTCTGTCCGTTCTGCTGGGGCGAGAACGTGACCAGTTTCGAAGCCAGCGGTCGAGGGACGCTGTATACGTACTCGACCGTCTACATGAACGACCTGCATCCGTTCAAAGAGCGGCTGCCGTACGTCGCAGCGATCGTCGAACTCGACGAGGGTCCGCGGCTGATGACGAACATGGAAGACTGCGAGCCCGCAGACCTCGAAGTCGGGGTGCGGGTGACCGTCGGCTTCCGTCCCATCACCGACGAGTTCACGGCCACGATCTTCCGTCCGGCCTAG
- a CDS encoding enoyl-CoA hydratase/isomerase family protein — MTELADVRADEDAVQSGLTDGVLTIHLNRPQAANALRPDDRDALTELFLDANADHEVRVVVLRARGRQFCAGADVVKLADGHAKNVKRATGPMKTIMGGAQRLIASVLDCSRPVVTVVQGAAAGIGAHLAYASDLVVATDNAYFAESFVKRGLVVDGGGAYLLPRRIGMQKAKEMAFFGDKLSAQEAFDLGLVNRVVPPEDLEAAVDDYVGRLAVAPTSAVGLTKRLFNESPDVDRAGSFVTEAMAQEIQSYSLDAREGVSAFVQKRPPEFVGW; from the coding sequence GTGACGGAACTCGCCGACGTGCGTGCCGACGAGGACGCGGTACAGAGTGGGCTGACCGACGGTGTCCTGACGATCCATCTGAACCGTCCACAGGCGGCAAACGCGCTTCGGCCCGATGATCGCGACGCGCTCACCGAGCTGTTCCTGGATGCGAACGCCGACCACGAGGTTCGCGTCGTCGTCCTCCGGGCCCGCGGGAGACAGTTCTGTGCCGGAGCGGATGTGGTGAAACTCGCCGATGGGCATGCCAAGAACGTGAAGCGGGCCACTGGGCCGATGAAGACCATCATGGGTGGTGCCCAACGTCTGATCGCATCGGTGCTCGACTGCAGCAGACCCGTGGTGACCGTGGTGCAGGGGGCCGCTGCCGGAATCGGCGCTCACCTCGCCTACGCCTCGGACCTGGTCGTGGCGACCGACAATGCGTACTTCGCCGAGTCCTTCGTCAAGCGCGGCCTGGTCGTGGACGGAGGCGGCGCGTACCTCCTCCCGCGGCGGATCGGAATGCAGAAGGCCAAGGAGATGGCGTTCTTCGGCGACAAGCTCTCCGCTCAGGAGGCATTCGACCTGGGCCTGGTGAACAGGGTGGTGCCGCCGGAGGATCTCGAAGCCGCCGTCGACGACTACGTCGGACGACTGGCCGTGGCGCCGACGAGTGCGGTGGGATTGACGAAGCGGTTGTTCAACGAGTCGCCCGACGTGGACCGAGCGGGATCGTTCGTCACCGAAGCCATGGCTCAGGAAATCCAGTCGTACTCGCTCGACGCCCGCGAGGGCGTGTCGGCCTTCGTGCAGAAGCGCCCACCGGAATTCGTGGGGTGGTGA
- a CDS encoding cytochrome P450 — protein sequence MIETDEIASTPLHDLSWWQQSPAERDAEFATLRRDRPRMFVPLGPAEEGRRPKGFWALTTYEDILEVSRRPEDFSSGIGGTQIFDQPAELREYRGSIIDMDNPEHARLRKIVSRGFTARNLSGLRDEIEETVSEILDEMSQTGEADFVEEFASLLPLRIIDNLLGIPREHEKFILEATNTILGASDPEYIEDQSARGIGKAVTAASEGLIALLNDLAEDRIADPQDDLITKLVAADDENLTPQEMAKFFILLVGAGNETTRNVISHGLHVLTQHPDQRDLWLSDYEEYASTAIEEMLRWATPVIHFRRTVARDGVMLGDLELSEGDKVVMWYTSANRDETMFDDPYTFDITRDPNPHVAFGGAGAHFCLGAHLARLELDVAFRMLFERYPDIRSVGEPVRLRSNFLNGIKHLRAEYTPVTK from the coding sequence ATGATCGAAACCGACGAGATCGCGTCGACCCCGTTGCATGACCTTTCCTGGTGGCAGCAGTCCCCGGCCGAACGAGACGCGGAGTTCGCGACGCTGCGCCGCGATCGGCCTCGGATGTTCGTGCCGCTGGGCCCAGCCGAGGAGGGCCGACGCCCCAAGGGGTTCTGGGCCCTGACCACATACGAGGACATTCTCGAGGTGAGCAGGAGGCCCGAGGACTTCTCGTCGGGCATCGGTGGGACGCAGATCTTCGATCAGCCGGCCGAACTCCGGGAATACCGCGGTTCCATCATCGACATGGACAACCCCGAGCATGCGCGGCTGCGCAAGATCGTCTCGCGCGGGTTCACCGCGCGGAATCTGTCCGGGTTGCGCGACGAGATCGAGGAGACGGTCAGCGAGATCCTCGACGAGATGTCGCAGACCGGCGAGGCCGACTTCGTCGAGGAGTTCGCGTCGTTGTTGCCCCTGCGCATCATCGACAATCTGCTCGGAATCCCGCGTGAGCACGAGAAATTCATCCTCGAGGCCACCAACACGATCCTCGGCGCATCGGACCCCGAGTACATCGAGGACCAGTCCGCCCGCGGTATCGGCAAGGCGGTCACCGCCGCGAGCGAGGGACTGATCGCGCTTCTCAACGATCTCGCCGAGGACCGGATAGCCGATCCGCAGGATGATCTGATCACCAAACTCGTCGCCGCGGACGACGAGAACCTGACACCCCAGGAGATGGCGAAGTTCTTCATCCTGTTGGTCGGCGCGGGTAACGAGACCACTCGCAACGTGATCTCGCACGGCCTGCACGTGCTGACCCAGCACCCGGATCAGCGGGATCTGTGGTTGTCGGATTACGAGGAGTACGCGTCCACGGCCATCGAGGAGATGCTCCGGTGGGCGACACCGGTCATCCACTTCCGCCGCACGGTTGCCCGGGACGGGGTGATGCTGGGTGACCTCGAATTGTCCGAGGGCGACAAGGTGGTGATGTGGTACACCTCGGCGAACCGTGACGAGACGATGTTCGACGATCCCTATACCTTCGACATCACCCGAGATCCCAACCCACATGTGGCTTTCGGCGGTGCCGGTGCCCACTTCTGCCTGGGCGCACATCTCGCAAGGCTCGAGCTCGACGTCGCCTTCCGGATGCTGTTCGAGCGCTATCCGGACATCAGGTCGGTGGGCGAACCCGTGCGGTTGCGGTCGAACTTCCTCAACGGGATCAAGCACCTTCGTGCCGAGTACACCCCGGTGACGAAGTGA
- a CDS encoding cysteine hydrolase family protein has translation MTPYSSPALVISECQQGLLDPPPGLFSGLAEQASVRGLVRNTAELARAFRARSLPVVHCTIAHRSDQMGMLPNSYLSKLAIRGRMMVEGSPDIVIPADLGPEPTDLVSSRATGLTAFYGTNLDAMLRLQRVQTLVLAGISTDVALPGLALEGVNRGYDVVLAEDCTAGTSAESHDYMVTNMLAMLTRITPAADVIRRLPG, from the coding sequence ATGACTCCATACAGCTCCCCCGCCCTGGTCATCAGCGAGTGCCAGCAGGGGCTGCTCGACCCGCCTCCGGGGTTGTTCTCCGGGCTCGCCGAGCAGGCCTCCGTCCGCGGCCTGGTCCGGAACACGGCAGAGTTGGCCCGCGCCTTCCGAGCGCGGTCGCTGCCCGTCGTTCACTGCACCATCGCCCACCGGTCCGACCAGATGGGGATGCTGCCGAATTCCTATCTGAGCAAACTGGCCATCCGCGGTCGAATGATGGTGGAGGGAAGTCCCGACATCGTCATCCCCGCGGACCTCGGTCCCGAACCGACAGATCTGGTCAGCTCACGCGCGACCGGTCTGACGGCGTTCTATGGCACCAATCTCGATGCGATGCTGAGACTGCAGCGTGTACAGACGCTGGTGCTCGCGGGCATATCCACAGATGTCGCGCTTCCCGGCTTGGCGCTCGAGGGCGTGAACCGAGGATACGACGTCGTTCTCGCAGAGGACTGCACAGCGGGTACGAGTGCCGAGAGTCACGACTACATGGTGACGAACATGCTGGCGATGCTGACGCGGATCACCCCGGCTGCCGACGTGATCCGTCGGCTGCCGGGGTGA
- a CDS encoding SDR family NAD(P)-dependent oxidoreductase — MTAPGTRLRGKVALVSGSTRGIGRSIAQHFAAEGAKVAVTGRTVERGEKVVNFIRDAGGDAEFFPLDVTSEDSVRNTIDAVVSRFGGLSTLVNNAAPTDVVATTVKPLHEYSTAEWDSIMTGTLTGNVFWASKYAWPHLVSAEGASILNVSSGQAIAGFKGFGAYGAAKSAVTSLTRSLAVEGAADGIRANCILVGRVVSGRGDSGHHTGGGRLTRIGNPMDIAYAATYLASDESAFATGSMLTVDGGFSINGDAVSDAEAAAFATN, encoded by the coding sequence GTGACTGCACCGGGCACGCGGTTGCGCGGCAAGGTCGCTCTGGTCTCCGGATCCACCAGGGGCATCGGACGGTCGATCGCTCAGCATTTCGCGGCGGAGGGAGCGAAGGTTGCCGTCACGGGCCGAACTGTGGAGCGCGGCGAGAAAGTCGTGAACTTCATCCGTGACGCCGGCGGCGACGCCGAGTTCTTTCCGCTCGATGTCACCTCCGAGGACAGTGTGCGGAACACGATAGACGCGGTCGTCTCGCGTTTCGGTGGACTCTCGACGCTCGTCAACAACGCGGCACCGACAGACGTGGTCGCCACGACGGTCAAGCCGTTACATGAGTACTCCACCGCGGAGTGGGACTCGATCATGACCGGGACCCTCACCGGCAATGTGTTCTGGGCGTCGAAGTACGCCTGGCCGCACCTGGTCTCGGCCGAAGGAGCATCGATCCTGAATGTCTCATCCGGTCAGGCGATCGCAGGTTTCAAGGGGTTCGGAGCCTATGGCGCAGCGAAGTCTGCGGTGACGAGCCTGACGCGGTCACTCGCCGTCGAAGGTGCGGCGGATGGGATCCGGGCGAACTGCATCCTGGTCGGCCGCGTGGTGTCCGGACGCGGAGATTCAGGTCACCACACCGGTGGCGGACGGCTCACCCGCATCGGCAATCCGATGGATATCGCCTATGCGGCAACCTATCTCGCCTCCGATGAATCGGCCTTCGCAACTGGTTCGATGCTCACCGTCGACGGAGGGTTCTCCATCAACGGTGACGCGGTGTCCGATGCGGAAGCGGCAGCGTTCGCCACCAACTGA